From Mytilus edulis chromosome 9, xbMytEdul2.2, whole genome shotgun sequence, the proteins below share one genomic window:
- the LOC139487817 gene encoding protein PML-like, producing the protein MATLEEINVELTCTICLETFKDPKCLPCLHTFCEGCIHTYIVSTFEKDCSKGGFLCPICRFFVKKPSKETSPKSWCQKLPYNQLFQSLMDKKDILTSSKNCSSCEIQQKTQVAHDWCLDCDEAYCSQCSTFHRSFKVSSKHNIVSIHDIQRNPKDFKYRKTIYCDLHTEKPEDIFCMNHLKPCCTVCAAVYHRQCDSVIPIETAAQGIKEKLTTNYLLKELSEESKAVDDAILHRKTFSSVFESQVETILKEIKKIRSDIEKHLDYMQTNIQSELNAVKKEVNLQINDDQTHLSSIKSTIENWISLIETSSSQGTEIQCFLEINKILSQKFELHRSLSDRLQEMRNVRITFKRDLCIQQLISLQTFGSIHKQNFFWQPVNFHSGEIKHLISIVLDTEKTHHRCISGVLMGNQIILCDRINKRIVIFDSDGIKIHEILLTGLPCDITVVNAENIAVTIFEEKVIMVANIQTLEVHTELKIDCNANSITFQDDTFVVAQDCLISRIDSMSGSTIKQILTYDTWFCYYARTDVYIYGTGNYVVCLKKGKSVFKYSSNDLSRPAGIDLDSQRNIYICGWESNNIHQLSKGGKLIRIIPTKTLGLTSPWIIRFLKDSNKFLLTSKDSGEIVIAQIG; encoded by the coding sequence atggcGACTTTAGAAGAAATAAATGTCGAGTTAACATGTACTATTTGTTTAGAGACTTTTAAGGATCCAAAATGTTTACCTTGTCTTCATACATTTTGTGAAGGATGTATTCATACTTATATTGTGTCTACATTTGAAAAGGATTGTTCAAAAGGTGGGTTTTTATGTCCAATATGTAGGTTCTTTGTGAAAAAGCCGTCAAAAGAAACATCACCTAAAAGCTGGTGTCAGAAACTACCATACAATCAGTTATTCCAATCACTAATGGACAAAAAAGACATATTAACGTCTTCGAAAAATTGTAGCTCTTGtgaaattcaacaaaagacacaaGTAGCACACGACTGGTGTTTGGACTGTGATGAAGCTTACTGTTCACAATGTAGCACTTTTCACAGATCCTTTAAGGTTTCTTCAAAACATAACATTGTTTCAATACATGACATCCAACGTAATCCAAAAGATTTTAAGTATAGAAAGACTATATATTGTGATCTTCATACCGAAAAACCCGAAGATATATTTTGCATGAATCATCTTAAACCTTGTTGTACAGTTTGTGCTGCCGTTTATCATCGTCAATGTGATAGTGTCATTCCGATCGAAACAGCTGCACAGGGAATAAAGGAAAAGTTAACAACCAACTATTTGTTGAAAGAACTTTCAGAAGAAAGCAAAGCAGTTGATGATGCAATTTTACATAGGAAGACATTTAGTTCTGTGTTTGAAAGTCAAGTCGAGACCATACTGAAAGAAATTAAGAAAATCCGATCTGACATTGAAAAACACCTAGATTATATGCAGACAAACATTCAGTCAGAATTAAATGCTGTCAAGAAAGAAGTGAATCTTCAAATAAACGACGATCAGACTCATTTGTCTAGTATAAAAAGTACGATCGAAAATTGGATTAGTCTAATAGAGACAAGTTCCAGTCAAGGCACAGAAATACAATGCTTTCTAGAGATTAACAAAATCCTATCCCAAAAGTTTGAACTTCACAGATCTTTGTCGGATCGTCTTCAAGAAATGAGAAATGTAAGGATTACATTCAAAAGGGACCTATGTATTCAACAACTTATTTCTCTTCAAACATTTGGCAGTATTCacaaacagaattttttttggCAGCCAGTAAATTTCCATTCAGGGGAAATCAAACACCTTATTTCGATTGTGTTAGATACTGagaaaactcatcatagatgcatAAGCGGTGTTCTTATGGGAAATCAAATAATACTTTGCGACAGAATTAACAAGAGGATCGTAATATTTGATTCAGATGGAATAAAAATCCACGAAATATTGTTGACTGGATTGCCGTGTGATATAACTGTCGTTAACGCAGAAAATATTGCTGTgacaatttttgaagaaaaagtgATAATGGTGGCAAACATACAAACACTCGAAGTGCATACTGAACTTAAAATAGATTGTAATGCTAATAGTATAACATTTCAGGACGATACATTTGTTGTCGCTCAAGACTGTTTAATCAGTAGGATAGACTCCATGTCTGGATCCACAATTAAGCAAATATTAACATATGATACATGGTTCTGTTATTACGCTCGCACAGATGTCTACATTTATGGAACTGGAAATTATGTTGTTTGCTTGAAAAAAGGTAAAAGTGTCTTTAAATATAGTAGCAATGATTTGTCAAGACCAGCCGGAATAGACTTAGATTCtcaaagaaacatttatatttgtgGTTGGGAATCCAACAATATTCATCAACTTAGTAAAGGTGGAAAATTAATCAGAATAATTCCCACGAAAACACTCGGATTAACATCACCATGgattattagatttttaaaagACAGTAACAAGTTCTTGTTGACCTCAAAAGACTCGGGCGAAATTGTCATAGCTCAAATAGGATAA